The Morococcus cerebrosus sequence GCCGTCCGGCGGCGTTGATGCGCGGACCCAGTGCAAACCCCATGTCAAAAGGCTGCGCTTTGCGCCAGTCGCGCCGCGCCACTTCAAACAGGGCGCGGATGCCGGGCCGCATTTTGCCGGAACGCATCCGTTTCAAACCTTGCGACACGAGGATACGGTTGTTGTGGTCGAGGGGGACGACGTCGGCGACGGTGCCGAGTGCGACCAAATCCAAAAGTTCGCCCAAATTCGGCTCTCTAAGGTCGTCTGAAAAATAATTACGGCGGCGCAATTCGGCACGCAACGCCATCAACACATAAAAAATCACGCCCACGCCCGCCAGACTTTTGCTGGGGAAGCCGCAGCCTTTTTGGTTCGGATTGACGATGATGCAGTCGGGTACGGTTTCGGCGGGCAGGTGATGGTCGGTTACGATCACGTCCAAACCCAATTCCTGCGCCCGCGCCACTCCTGCGATGCTGGCGATGCCGTTATCGACCGTAATCAGCAAATCCACGCCTTGCGCGGCGGCGATTTCGGCAAGCTCGGGCGTCAAGCCGTAGCCGTGTTCGAAGCGGTTGGGTACGAGGAAATCCACCGCCGCACGCATCGCCGCCAAGCCGCTCATACCGACGGAACACGCGGTCGCGCCGTCGGCATCGTAGTCGGCGACAATCAGGATTTTTTCCTTGCGTTCGATGGCATCCGCCAGACGGCGGGCGGCAGCTTCGCAATTCGTCAGCGATTGATAAGGCAGAAGGCCGGCAAGTTTGTCGTCCAATTCGGCGGGACTCTGCACGTCGCGCGAGGCGCACAGGCGGGCGATTAAAGGGTCGGCGCCGGCAGTGAGCAAATCATCGAGGACGTTTTGGTTGACGGGGCGGGTTTGGATTTTGACGGGCATGGTGTGCGGACGGAGTATAGTTGTATTTGAGGGGATGTATTTTAAGGCGGGAAAGGTCGTCTGAAAACCTAAAAGCAAACCAAAATCTGCTGCTTGGGTTCAGACGACCTTTTATTGCGAAGGACAAGGAGAACCTCTTTCTCGTTTTAAGTTTCCGGAACGAAGTTGTCGTCAAACAAATTGTCCTGCTGTATTTCTTCCCATTCGTCCTGTTGTCTCAGCAAATCGAGTTTTTTGTTGCGGATTTTGGTTTTGCGCATATGCAGCAGGCGCATGACTTGGTGTTTTTGATCGTCCGTCATCTGCTGCCAATACAATCTCTCTTCGCGGCTGCGCAGGCAACCTTTGCAATAGCCTTTTTCGTTGGCTTCGCATACGCCGATGCAGGGGCTGGGGATGGGGAAGAAATCGGGTTGTTCCATGATGAAGGTGCGGAAAGGTCGTCTGAAAGAGTATAGCCAAGGTGCAGGGTTTCGGCCAGGTATGTACCGTCCGAATATATAAGGTCGTCTGAAAACCTTATTGATAGGTTTTCAGACGACCTGTGTTTACTTTAAAAATTCAAGTAATCAGTTTGCCATTTGTTTTGCCTGAACCGCTGTCAGGGCGATGGTGAAGACGATGTCTTCTACCAATGCGCCGCGGGAAAGGTCGTTGACCGGTTTGCGCAAACCTTGCAACAGCGGGCCGACGCTCAGGACGTTGGCGCTGCGTTGTACGGCTTTGTAAGTACAGTTGCCGGTGTTGAGGTTCGGGAAAATCAAGACGCTTGCCTGACCGGCGACGGTGCTTTCAGGGGCTTTGGTTTTGCCGATTTCAGGCACGGTAGCCGCATCGTATTGCAGCGGGCCGTCGATTTCCAAGTCCGGGCGTTTTTCTTTTGCCAGTTTGGTGGCTTCAATCACGGCATCGACATCAGGGCCGCTGCCTGAATTGATGGTGGAGTAGGAAATCATGGCAACTTTAGGCGGGATGCCGAAGGCTTTGGCGGTATCGGCGGATTGGATGGCGATATCGGCAAGCTGTTCGGGCGTCGGGTTCGGGTTGACCGCGCAGTCGCCGAAGACGAGGACTTGGTTGGGCAGCAGCATGAAGAATACGCTGGACACGAGGCTGGCGCCCGGTGCGGTTTTAATCAGCTGCAAGGCGGGGCGGATGGTGTTGGCGGTCGTATGAACGGCGCCGGATACCAAGCCGTCCACGTCGTTTTGCGCCATCATCATGGTGCCGAGGACAACGGTGTCTTGCAGTTGTTTGCGGGCGTCTTCAGGCGTCAGGCCTTTGGATTTGCGCAATTCGCACATCGGCTCGACGTATTGTTCGACCAATGTAGCGGGATCGATGATTTCCAACGAGTCAGGCAGGCTGATGCCGCGTTCTTTGGCAACGGCTTCAACTTCTTCGCGTTTGGCAAGCAAGACGCAGCGGGCAATGCCTTTTTCGTGGCAGATGGCGGCTGCGGCGACGGTACGCGGTTCTGCACCTTCAGGCAGGACGATGCGCATATCGGCTTTGCGGGCAAAATCAATCAGGTTGTAACGGAATTGGGCGGGAGAAAGGCGGGAGGCTTCGCGTTTTGCCAACGCAGATACGTCTTTGAGCGCGCTGCTTGAGCCGTAGAATGTCAGTCCGGTCAGGCGGGCGACTTCTTCGCCTACGGATGCTGCCGCGCCTTCAATAATGAAGCCTTCCAAAAGACCCGGTGCGTTGGTATAAAGCTGTTTGGCAAGGTTGATTCGGTGTGCCACTTCGGCTGCGTCAGCACTATCAGATTGCAATGCCAAGACTACGCCTGCATCCAAAGACAATGCCAGCTCGACGTTTTTGCCGGACAGGAAGAGTTTGTCCGCTTCGGGGGCGATACCTTCGATAACAAGATTGTCGGTATTGAGTGCGACGGCTTTGCCGACCACAGCGTCAAACCAGTCGTCGCTTTTGCCTTGTGCCAACAGAGTTTCGGCGGATGCGTCGAGCGGTTGGAAAACTTGCGCGCCCAAAGCTTGGGCAAAGGCTTTGCTTGCTGCTGCCACGTCCAAACCGGCGGATACCGGAGCGACCAATAATTTAGCCATGATATGTGTCCTTTCTATTTGGAGGTTGTCCGTCTTGGAGGTTGTCCGTCGCCGCCGTGATGCGGACGTAACGGCAATGGCTTAATACTAACAAACAAATTGCGTTTCCAACAAGGTTAAATGTTAATGGATTGAGCGAAAATGCAATGGATTTTTAAGGGGCTGATACTGTCTGTGCGAAATACAGAAAAGGTCGTCTGAAAAAACCTTTGATGGGGTTTTCAGACGACCTCTTGTGCGGTTGGGTTGTCAGCCTTTGAACACGGGGACGAGTTCGAGCTGGCTCAATACCTGCGCGGCGATGTTGATGATACCGAAGAGGAAAACCCAAACCATCAGCCCGAATCCGCCGTAAACCTTGTAGTTTTTGCCTGCGCCGAATTTTTGGCGCGAACGGTAGAGCAGCATGGCGGGGATGATGCCGGTCCAAATGGTTGCCGCCAGACCGACGTAGCCGATGGCGGTAACGAAGCCTGTTGGATACAACAGACAGAAAATCAGGGGCGGCAGGAAGGTGAGGGCGGCGGTTTTGGTGCGGCCGGACACGCTGTCGTTCCATTTGAAGATGTCGGCGATGTAGTCAAAGAGGCCGAGCGTTACGCCGAGGAAGGAAGTGGCAATCGCCATGTAGGAGAAGAGGGTCAACACTTTGTCCATGCTGCCGGTTTGGGCGAACTTGGACAGGGTTTCGATGAGGACGGAGACTTGCCCTTCGGCGGCGATGACGGGGGCGAATTCGTTGCGCGGCAGGTTGCCTTGGATGGCGACTTGCCACAGGACGTAAATCACGAGCGCGACCAGCGTACCTGCCCAAATGGATTTGGCGACTTTGGGCGCATCGCCTTTAAAGTATTTGAGCAGGCTGGAGACGTTGCCGTGGAAGCCGAAGGAGGCGAGGCAGACGGGCAGGGCGGCGGAGATGTAAATCCAGTAGCTCGTGCCTGCGGGGGCTTGGGTGTCGAAGAGGACGGGCAGTTTGGCATCGGCAATCAGCCCGCCGGTCGCCCAGATGAAAGTCAGCACCATACCGCCGATGAGGACGCTGGTGAAGCGATCGACCAGCCGTGCCGACGCCCACACGCAAAAGGCGAGGATGCCGAAGAAGACAAGCTGTCCGACGGTGAGCGAAACATCGCTACCCACCGCGCTGCCCAAGCCTTTGGCGGTCAAGTCGCCGCCGACGAAGATGTAGGCGTAGGTAAGTAAATATAAAACGAAGGCGACAGCGATGCCGTTGATGACGTTCCAAGTTGGGCCGAGCAGGTCTTTGACCATGGTGTCGAAGCTGGCGCCGTGCGGATAGTGGGTGTTGACTTCAAGGATCATCAGACCGCTGGAAAGCATGGAAAACCAAGTGTAAAGCAACACAATCAGCGAGCCTGTGAACCAGACGCCGGAGGTGGCGGTCGGGTTGGCAAGCATGCCTGCGCCGATGACTGTACCGGCGATAATCATGGCGCCGCCGAATAGCGACGGGGTTTTGACGGACATGGAATTCTCCTCGGAAAAACAGTCCGCCATTATGCCGTAAAGTGTAAGGATTGGTAAGGAGGTCGTCTGAAAATTGCGGGGAAATGGCAGACAGCAGGAGGATTTTCGGACGGGGAGGCGGCGTGTGGATGAGGGCGGTTTAATTTTTTGAAAGATAGGGAGAAACGGCGGTTTCTCCTTTTTTATTTGGTTGGGTTGAAAAAAGGTTTTCAGACGACCTTTTGCTTGAAAATGCCGAATTTACATATTTATACGGCATTTTATGGCTAATTTTTCTCTAATTTTGCCTTCCTAGAATGCGCAACCCTTACAGAGGCCGCATCCGCAACAGGGTGCGGTAACAAAAAAAACAGACGACACATCAAGCAGAAAGGAAGCCGCATGAGCCAATCATACGAAGTCATTTTTGAAAACAACCGCAAATGGCAGGAAACGAAGAGGCAGCAATGCCCCGATTACTTCAAAGACCTCGCCGACGGACAAAATCCCGAATACCTCTACATCGGCTGCTCCGACAGCCGCGTCGCGGCGGAAGAGCTGATGGGGTTTGAACCGGGCGACGTGTTCGTGCACCGCAACGTCGCCAACCTTGTGCACGGTTTGGACATGAATGCCGCCTCCGCCATCGAATACGCCGTCTCGCATCTGAAAGTCAAACACATCATCATCTGCGGCCACTACAACTGCGGCGGCATCAAAGCGGCGATGCTGCCCGAAGATTTTGGCACGATGAATCCGTGGTTGAGCAACATCCGCGACGTGTACCGCCTGCATCAGGAAGAACTGGACGCAATCGAAGACGAACATCTGCGCTACGACCGCCTGGTCGAATTGAACGTGCAGGAGCAGTGCCTCAACGTCATCAAAATGGCGTGCGTGCAGGAACGCTACCTGCTCGACGGCTACCCGATCGTGCACGGCTGGGTCTTTGACCTGCGTACCGGCCGCCTCATCGATTTGAACATCGACTTCAAAAACATCCTCGCCGACATCCAGAAAATCTACGACCTCACCGATTCAGAATGGGTGGTCAACGCGCGCAAGAAAGCGGGTTGATGGCTTGGAGGTCGTCTGAAAATCAGTTTGGACAAGCGTCCTGATTTTTTAGACGACCTTGATTTGCCCCAATCCTATCAAATACAAAAACATACACACATCAGGAGTACCCCTCACCATGAAACCCCAGCAGAAAAAACAGCCTTTGGGCAGCCTGTTTAAGTCCAATTTCGCTTCCGGACTGGTCGTCTTCCTCGTCGCCCTGCCGTTGTGCCTCGGCATCGCGCTTGCTTCAGGCGCGCCGCCGTTGTCCGGCGTGTTGGCGGGCATCGTCGGCGGCATCGTCATCGGTTCCCTCAGCACCTCGCACATCAGCGTGTCCGGCCCCGCCGCAGGCTTGGCAGCGATTATCCTTGCCGCGATTACCGAACTCGGTTCGTTCGAGCTGTTTCTGTGCGCGGGCTTAATCGCCGGCGCCATCCAGCTTTTGCTCGGCTTCATCCGCGCCGGCAGCCTTGCCGAATACATCCCCGTGTCCGTTATCGAAGGCATGTTGGCGGGCATCGGCGTGATTATCATCATGAAACAGATTCCGTTCGCCTTGGGCAGCAACGGCAGCCTCGCCGACCCTGCCGCCCTGTTCGCCGACATCCACACAGGCTCCCTTTTGGTAGCAGGCGTGTCGATGGCGATCCTAATCGTATGGGACAAAATCCCCGCGTTGAAAAACATCAAAGCCCTGCCCGCCGCGCTGGTTGCCGTGGGCGCGGGGATACTGATGAACCAATGGTTTGTCGCCAGCGGCAGCAGCCTTGCCATTCCCGCCGGACAACTCGTCCAACTGCCCGTTCCCGACACATGGCGCGAAGCCGCAGCTATGCTCACGCTGCCCAACTTTTCAGGTTTCGGCAACAGCTACGTCTGGATGACCGGCATCACCATCGCCATTGTCGCCTCGATTGAAACCCTGCTCTGCATCGAAGCCGCCGACCGCCTCGACACCCGCCGCCGCATCACCGATACCAACCGCGAATTGCGCGCGCAGGGCGCAGGCAACATCGTCAGCTCGCTTATCGGCGGCCTGCCCATCACCTCCGTCGTCGTGCGTTCGTCCGCCAACGCCAATGCAGGCGCGACGCACAAACTGTCTGCCGTTATCCACGGCGTCCTGTTGCTGGTGTGCGTTTTGGCGATTCCCTTTATCCTCAACATGATCCCCCTGTCCACCCTCGCCGCCGTCTTGCTGCTGGTGGGCTACAAACTGGCGAAACCCGCTACCCTCCTGCATTTCTGGCATAAAGGGCTGTACCAGTTCATCCCCTTCGCCGCCACCCTCGTTGCCGTCGTCGCGCTCGACCTGCTCAAAGGCGTCGGCATCGGGCTCGCCATCAGCATCATCTTCATCCTTCAGGGCAACATGAAACGCGCCTACTACCTCAGCCGCGAAGAACTCGCCGAAGCCGACGAAATCAGCTTAGAGCTGGCAGAAGAAGTCTCGTTCCTGAACAAAGCCGCCATCAAGAAAACCCTGAAAAACATCCGCCCGGGTTCCAAAGTAACCATCAACGCCGAACGCTCGTCCTACATCGCCGGCGACGTATTGGAACTGATTGAAGACTTCGCCAACGTCTTCGCCAAGGAAAACGACATAGACGTCGTGCTCAAAGGCTTCAAATCCGACTACGACCACGAAGGCCGCGACCACCACAGCCATGTGCGGGTAGGGCATAGCGCGAGTATTTAGAAGTCGGGTTGGAATGAATAGGAGAAGAAAAAGGTCGTCTGAAAAACCTGTTTTGGGGATTTTCAGACGACCTTTTTGTATTTCGACACTATAAATCCATTATCGCTTCAATACGATAGGATTCGCGGGCAAAGCCCACGCTACGCTGTTGGGCAACGCTCAAAGTCGGTGAAAAGCCCATAGCGGGAATTGTTGTGTTGGTTTATGGGATAACCGTAGCGTGGGCTTTGCCCACGAGAATCCGCCCCCTCTCATGTTTGGTGAAAGGGGAGTCGGAAGAGGGGGGGGCTTTGATCCTTATGCCGTATATCCGCAAGCCACCCCCCATCCTAGCCTTCCCCCGCCAGACGGGGGAAGGGATCGGGTTGCTGTAACTGAAAAAGGTCGTCTGAAAAACCTATTTCGAGCTTTTCAGACGACCTATTTGGCAGATGCAAATGGAAAATACCTGCTTCGTCATTCCCGCGCAGGCGGGAATCTAGGTTTTGGAAGCTATGGAAATCTTTAAAAATTGCAGCGGCCTTTCAGAGTCTGGATTCCCGCCTGAGCGGGAATGACGGCGGCTGATGAATCGGCTGTTTTGTCCGACAGAAAAGAAACATAATGAAATATCTAAAAAAAAACAGCAGGATTCGCGGGCAAAGCCCACGCTACACCGTCGGGCAATGCCTAAAGTTGGAGAAAACCCATAGCGGAATTTTTTGTGTTGGTTTGAGGGATAACAATCGTAGCGTGGGCTTTGCCCACGAGAATTCGCTCCCTCTCCCGTCTGGCGGGAGAGGGTTGGGGAGAGGGTGGTTCTTGCCCTTTATGCCGTATATCCGCAAACTACCCCCATCCTAGCCTTCCCCCGCCAGACGGGGGAAGGGATCGGGTTGCTGTAACTGAAAAAGGTCGTCTGAAAAACCTATTTCGAGCTTTTCAGACGACCTATTTGCATTCTGATACTTTAAATCCATTATCGCTTCAATACGATGGGATTCGTGGGCAAAGCCCATGCTACACCGTCGGGTAATGCTTAAAGTTTGGGAAACCCATAGTGGGAGTTGTTGCGTTGATTTGTGGGATAACCATAGCGTGGGCTTTGCCCACGAGAATTTGCCCCCTCTCCCGTCTGGCGGGAGAGGGTTGGGGAGAGGGGGGCTCTTGCCCTTTATGCCGTATATCCGCAAGCCACCCCCATCCTAACCTTCCCCCTCCAGACGGGGGAAGGGATCAGGTTGCTGTAACTGAAAAAGGTCGTCTGAAAACCTTATCTCAAGTTTGAACTGCACCCCAAAAGTTGGACATCCCCCCTCCAACTCACAAGGTGCAGTTTTTTTATGAGCAAATATACATTACACTTTAAATACCAAGCCGTACTCCACTACCTGCATATACGCAGCCAACAGCGTACCGCAGACCACTACGGCATCTCCCGAACCCACCTGCGACGATGGATACGCGCCTATCAAGAAGGCGGCATCGGCGCACTCGAACATCCCCAATCCAAAACCATGCCCCAACACCGCAAAAACCCCTTCATCGCCGACAAACCCGACCACGAAAAAACACAGGCGGAGCTTATCGAAGAGTTGTGCTATATGCGCGCAGAGGTCGCCTACCTAAAGGAGTTAAAAGCCCTCAGCCAAAAGCGGACCGAAAAGGACAAAGCCAAACCGTCCAAACACTGAGGGCGCAACACCCGCTCAAATACCTGCTGCACATCGCAAACCTGCCCAAAAGCAGCTTTTACTACCATCACCAAGATCGACCCGATCCCGACGAGGCCGACAAAGCCCTCCTTGTCGAAACCTACAAACGGCATAAAGGACGCTACGGACAAAGGCGCATTGCCGCAGCATTGGATTGGAACCGCAAAAAAGCAGCGCGGTTGATGAAGCAGTTGGAACTGAAAGCCCTCATACGGGCAAAAAAAGCCTACCGCCATCCCGCCATGGGCGAGATATCGGAACACCTCCTCAAACGCCTATTCACAGCCGAAAAGCCCAACGAGAAATGGCTGACCGACGTGACCGAACTCAAAGGAAAGGACGGCAAACTGTACCTCTCGCCAATCTTGGACCTGTTCAACCGAGAAATCGTCGCCTACGCCATGAGCCGCAATGCTAACAGCGAAATGGTGAAGGAAATGCTCGAAAAAGCCGCACCCCGGCTGACCGGCGAAGGAACGATGCTTCATTCGGACCAAGGCGTGCTGTACCGTACGGCGGGATATAGGGAATTGCTTGCGGAGCATTCCATGGTTCAAAGCATGTCGCGAAAGGCGAACTGCTGGGACAATGCGCCGATGGAAAGCTTCTTTGCGGTGTTGAAGACGGAGTGTTTCTATAACGCAGGAGAATTGACGGTGGACGAATTGATGAAGCAGATAGATGACTATATGGATTACTACAACCGGGAGCGTTGCAGTCTGAAATTGAAAAAGCTGAGTCCTGTCGCATACAGAACCCAGCTTGCACAGAGCGCCTGAAAAGGCTTTTATGAGTGTCCAAGATTTGGGGGCCAGTTCAGTTTTCAGACGACCTTGCGTTTTTGACGGATTTGACGACGGTAATTTAGAACGTAACTGCTTCAGCCAAAATTTTACCTGCCAAGTCTTTGGGCGACAGGTTGGGTTCGCCTTGCAACGGCCATTCGATGCCGACGGTCGGGTCGTTCCAAATCAGTGAATGTTCGGCTTTCGGGTTATAATAGTCCGTGCATTTGTAAACGAATTCGGCTTCATCGCTCAAAACGTAAAAGCCGTGTGCGAAACCTTCAGGTACCCAAAGCTGGCGTTTGTTTTCTGCCGACAGGATTTCGCCAGCCCATTTGCCGAAAGTCGGCGAGTCTTTACGCATATCGACGGCAACGTCAAACACTTCGCCGACGACGACGCGCACGAGTTTGCCTTGTGTGTTTTCGGTTTGGTAATGCAGGCCGCGCAATACGCCTTTGCCTGATTTGGAATGGTTTTCCTGTACGAAGGTGCGGTCGCAGACGTTGGCCTTAAACCATTCGTCGCGGAAGGTTTCCATGAAGAAGCCACGAGCGTCGCCGAAGACTTGCGGTTCTAAAAGTTTGACGTCGGGTAGGGTGGTATCGATGATTTTCATGAAGTATTCTCAAAGTATGGGACAAGTCGTCTGAAAACGGACGGGATGTTACAAACAAGCCATTTCGTTTGCCATTAGCTGTTCTAAGGTTTCGCGTCGGCGGATAAGCCGGTATTCGTCGCCGTCCACCAAGACTTCCGCCGCCCGGTTGCGTGTGTTGTAATTGCTTGCCATGCTGGCGCCGTATGCGCCTGCGCTGCGGATAACCAGCAAATCGCCTTCTTCGCAGGCAAGGTTGCGGTCTTTACCGAGGAAGTCGCCGGTTTCGCAAATTGGGCCGACGATGTCGGCGGTCAGCGGCGGGATGTTTTTTGGTTCTACCGCTTCGATACGGTGGTACGCGTCATACAGGGCGGGGCGCATGAGGTCGTTCATGGCAGCGTCGACCATGACGAAGTTTTTCTCTTCGCCGTGTTTGACAAACTCGACGCGCGCCAGCAGCGAGCCTGCGTTGCCGACCAGGCTGCGGCCAGGTTCGAGGATGAGTTTCAGACGACGTGTGCCGATCAGTTTTTGAACCGCTTGGGCATACGCGCCCAAATCGGGGACGGTTTCGTCTCGATAAACGATGCCGACGCCGCCGCCTAAGTCTAAATGTTCTAAAACGATGCCTTCGGCGGCAAGTGCGTCAACCAAAATCAAAATGCGCTCGCAGGCTTCGATAAGCGGGCTGAGGTCGGTCAGTTGCGAACCGATGTGGCAGTCAATGCCGATGATTTTGAGGTGGCTTTGGCGGGCGGCGTGGCGGTAGGCTTCGAGCGCGTCGGCGTAGGCGATGCCGAATTTGTTGGCTTTCAGGCCTGTGGAGATGTAGGGATGGGTTTTGGCATCGACATCGGGGTTGACGCGCAGGGAGACGGGGGCGGTTTTGCCCAAGCGTTCGGCAACCTTTTGAATGCGGTCGATTTCGGGGATGCTTTCCATATTGAAGCATTTCACGCCTGCATGAAGCGCGAACTCAATTTCTGCTTCGCTTTTGCCCACGCCTGAAAATATGGTTTTCGCCGCGTCGCCGCCCGCCGCCAAAACGCGCGCCAATTCGCCGCCGGAGACGATGTCGAAACCGCTGCCCAGCGAGGCGAAGTGTTTGATGATGCTCAGATTGCCGTTGGCTTTAACGGCGTAGCAGACGAGCGGGGAAAGCGCGGCAAACGCGGTTTGGTAGTTTTCAAATGCTTCGGTCAGCGCGGATTGGCTGTACACATAAAGCGGCGTGCCGAATTCTTCGGCAAGACGGGAATAGGGGACTTGTTCGCAATGCAGGGTCATGTTGGTGAGGCTTAATCGTTGGTTTGATTGGTAGGTTCTTTGGAAGAATGGGTTTTCAGGCCGGTTTGGACCACGCCGAAACGCGCCTTGTCGCCTTCTTTGGGCAGGTAGAGGTCGCCTTTGTAGCCGCAGGCTGAAAGCAGGAGGGCGGTTGCCGCCGCAAAAAATACGCCGTATTTCATCGGTAAACTTCCTTCATAAGCGCGAATGTGGCAAGATTCGGTATCTTAAACAAAAAACACACAAAAAGCCATGATGACCGAAAGCGAATTCATCCGCATGAGCGAAGAATTGTTCGAACACATCGAAGACCAAATCGACGAAAACGGCTGGGATTTCGACTGCCAGTTTGCCGGAAACGTCCTGACCATCGAAGCGGCAGACGGCACGCAAATCATCGTCAACCGCCACACGCCAAACCAAGAATTGTGGATTGCCGCAAAAAGCGGCGGCTACCATTTCGCCGAGCAAAACGGCAAATGGCTGGCAACGCGCGACGGACGGGATTTCTACGATGTTTTGAACGAAGCACTAAGCGCGGCTTCGGGCGAAGCGGTTGAGATTGCCGAATTGTGATCGGACTCAGAAGCCCATCTCACACCCAAAACATTTACTCAAAAGGATAATCCAATGCCCCTGTTAGACAGTTTCAAAGTCGACCACACCCGTATGCACGCCCCTGCCGTGCGTGTAGCGAAAACCATGACCACGCCCAAAGGCGACACCATTACCGTATTCGACCTGCGCTTTTGCGTTCCCAACAAAGAAATCCTGTCTGAAAAAGGCATCCACACGCTGGAGCATTTGTTCGCAGGCTTTATGCGCGACCACTTGAACGGCAACGGTGTCGAAA is a genomic window containing:
- the recJ gene encoding single-stranded-DNA-specific exonuclease RecJ — protein: MPVKIQTRPVNQNVLDDLLTAGADPLIARLCASRDVQSPAELDDKLAGLLPYQSLTNCEAAARRLADAIERKEKILIVADYDADGATACSVGMSGLAAMRAAVDFLVPNRFEHGYGLTPELAEIAAAQGVDLLITVDNGIASIAGVARAQELGLDVIVTDHHLPAETVPDCIIVNPNQKGCGFPSKSLAGVGVIFYVLMALRAELRRRNYFSDDLREPNLGELLDLVALGTVADVVPLDHNNRILVSQGLKRMRSGKMRPGIRALFEVARRDWRKAQPFDMGFALGPRINAAGRLDDMSVGIACLLARDDAEAQALAAQLNDLNIERREIEQSMLQDALNAFPETLPSGQTTLVAYRDDFHQGVVGIVASRLKDRFYRPTIVFAPADNGEVRGSGRSIPNLHLRDALDLVSKRHPDLILKFGGHAMAAGLSILEHNIPAFQTAFEEAVREMVCEDDLSQTFITDGSLKACDITLEQAQNLARHVWGQGFAPPSFTDEFHVVRQQPLGAEGKHKKVWLQKDGYEFEAMFWRCSEDIPEYIRTVYRPVANEWRNQMELQLYIDYWEAA
- a CDS encoding DUF1289 domain-containing protein, whose product is MEQPDFFPIPSPCIGVCEANEKGYCKGCLRSREERLYWQQMTDDQKHQVMRLLHMRKTKIRNKKLDLLRQQDEWEEIQQDNLFDDNFVPET
- the pta gene encoding phosphate acetyltransferase, with amino-acid sequence MAKLLVAPVSAGLDVAAASKAFAQALGAQVFQPLDASAETLLAQGKSDDWFDAVVGKAVALNTDNLVIEGIAPEADKLFLSGKNVELALSLDAGVVLALQSDSADAAEVAHRINLAKQLYTNAPGLLEGFIIEGAAASVGEEVARLTGLTFYGSSSALKDVSALAKREASRLSPAQFRYNLIDFARKADMRIVLPEGAEPRTVAAAAICHEKGIARCVLLAKREEVEAVAKERGISLPDSLEIIDPATLVEQYVEPMCELRKSKGLTPEDARKQLQDTVVLGTMMMAQNDVDGLVSGAVHTTANTIRPALQLIKTAPGASLVSSVFFMLLPNQVLVFGDCAVNPNPTPEQLADIAIQSADTAKAFGIPPKVAMISYSTINSGSGPDVDAVIEATKLAKEKRPDLEIDGPLQYDAATVPEIGKTKAPESTVAGQASVLIFPNLNTGNCTYKAVQRSANVLSVGPLLQGLRKPVNDLSRGALVEDIVFTIALTAVQAKQMAN
- a CDS encoding aromatic amino acid transporter, encoding MSVKTPSLFGGAMIIAGTVIGAGMLANPTATSGVWFTGSLIVLLYTWFSMLSSGLMILEVNTHYPHGASFDTMVKDLLGPTWNVINGIAVAFVLYLLTYAYIFVGGDLTAKGLGSAVGSDVSLTVGQLVFFGILAFCVWASARLVDRFTSVLIGGMVLTFIWATGGLIADAKLPVLFDTQAPAGTSYWIYISAALPVCLASFGFHGNVSSLLKYFKGDAPKVAKSIWAGTLVALVIYVLWQVAIQGNLPRNEFAPVIAAEGQVSVLIETLSKFAQTGSMDKVLTLFSYMAIATSFLGVTLGLFDYIADIFKWNDSVSGRTKTAALTFLPPLIFCLLYPTGFVTAIGYVGLAATIWTGIIPAMLLYRSRQKFGAGKNYKVYGGFGLMVWVFLFGIINIAAQVLSQLELVPVFKG
- a CDS encoding carbonic anhydrase; the protein is MSQSYEVIFENNRKWQETKRQQCPDYFKDLADGQNPEYLYIGCSDSRVAAEELMGFEPGDVFVHRNVANLVHGLDMNAASAIEYAVSHLKVKHIIICGHYNCGGIKAAMLPEDFGTMNPWLSNIRDVYRLHQEELDAIEDEHLRYDRLVELNVQEQCLNVIKMACVQERYLLDGYPIVHGWVFDLRTGRLIDLNIDFKNILADIQKIYDLTDSEWVVNARKKAG
- a CDS encoding SulP family inorganic anion transporter, which translates into the protein MKPQQKKQPLGSLFKSNFASGLVVFLVALPLCLGIALASGAPPLSGVLAGIVGGIVIGSLSTSHISVSGPAAGLAAIILAAITELGSFELFLCAGLIAGAIQLLLGFIRAGSLAEYIPVSVIEGMLAGIGVIIIMKQIPFALGSNGSLADPAALFADIHTGSLLVAGVSMAILIVWDKIPALKNIKALPAALVAVGAGILMNQWFVASGSSLAIPAGQLVQLPVPDTWREAAAMLTLPNFSGFGNSYVWMTGITIAIVASIETLLCIEAADRLDTRRRITDTNRELRAQGAGNIVSSLIGGLPITSVVVRSSANANAGATHKLSAVIHGVLLLVCVLAIPFILNMIPLSTLAAVLLLVGYKLAKPATLLHFWHKGLYQFIPFAATLVAVVALDLLKGVGIGLAISIIFILQGNMKRAYYLSREELAEADEISLELAEEVSFLNKAAIKKTLKNIRPGSKVTINAERSSYIAGDVLELIEDFANVFAKENDIDVVLKGFKSDYDHEGRDHHSHVRVGHSASI
- a CDS encoding helix-turn-helix domain-containing protein → MSKYTLHFKYQAVLHYLHIRSQQRTADHYGISRTHLRRWIRAYQEGGIGALEHPQSKTMPQHRKNPFIADKPDHEKTQAELIEELCYMRAEVAYLKELKALSQKRTEKDKAKPSKH
- a CDS encoding IS3 family transposase, with translation MLYARRGRLPKGVKSPQPKADRKGQSQTVQTLRAQHPLKYLLHIANLPKSSFYYHHQDRPDPDEADKALLVETYKRHKGRYGQRRIAAALDWNRKKAARLMKQLELKALIRAKKAYRHPAMGEISEHLLKRLFTAEKPNEKWLTDVTELKGKDGKLYLSPILDLFNREIVAYAMSRNANSEMVKEMLEKAAPRLTGEGTMLHSDQGVLYRTAGYRELLAEHSMVQSMSRKANCWDNAPMESFFAVLKTECFYNAGELTVDELMKQIDDYMDYYNRERCSLKLKKLSPVAYRTQLAQSA
- the rfbC gene encoding dTDP-4-dehydrorhamnose 3,5-epimerase, whose product is MKIIDTTLPDVKLLEPQVFGDARGFFMETFRDEWFKANVCDRTFVQENHSKSGKGVLRGLHYQTENTQGKLVRVVVGEVFDVAVDMRKDSPTFGKWAGEILSAENKRQLWVPEGFAHGFYVLSDEAEFVYKCTDYYNPKAEHSLIWNDPTVGIEWPLQGEPNLSPKDLAGKILAEAVTF